The Sulfitobacter sp. SK011 genome contains the following window.
TCGATATCGACCATGAAACCTTTGAGGAACTGTTCGGCCCATTTTTCAATGTCATCGAGCAATTCCGGTGTCAGGTCCTGATGCACCCCACCGGGGCGGAAATAGGCGGCGTGCAGACGCGCACCACAGGCACGTTCATAAAACACCATCAACTGCTCACGCTCTTCAAAGCCCCAGAGCGGTGGGGTCAGCGCGCCAACATCCAGCGCTTGTGTGGTGACGTTCAACAGGTGGTTCAGCACCCGGCCAATTTCGCAAAAGAGCACCCGGATCAGCGAGGCGCGGCGCGGCACCGGCGTATTCGTCAGCTTTTCAATCGCCAGACACCAGGCATGTTCCTGGTTCATCGGGGCAACGTAATCAAGCCGGTCAAAATACGGCAGGTTTTGCAGATAGGTGCGGCTTTCCATCAGCTTTTCGGTGCCACGGTGCAGCAAGCCGATGTGCGGATCGCAGCGCTCGACCACTTCGCCGTCCAGTTCCAGCACCAAACGCAACACGCCGTGCGCCGCAGGGTGCTGCGGGCCAAAGTTGATGTTGAAGTTACGGATTTTCTGTTCGCCGGTTTGGAAATCGGTCGAACCATCGTCATAGGTGTTTGTACGAATGTCGCCGTCCATCATGATCTCACTTTCACCAACTGTTCGCAAACCGTGTACCCAGTGGTCGTTTTAGAAACGGTCATCGCAGCAAGACGGGCTGTCAGTACTGCAGCCACCACAAAAACGCCGCCAAAAAGCAGTTCCATCACAGTTTCTCCAACTCTTGCAGCTTCATCCCCATCCACCACAGCAGTGCAATCGTGCCGAACGGCACCAGACACGCCGCGGCCCAATATTTATTGATGCCAAAGAACGGCAGCAGCTTGACCATCGGGATGGCCGTCAGTGCCGAAAGAATGAGCCACCACATGCCTTCCATTATTTCGCATCCGCCTTGTCGTCACCCGGCAGGATGTATTCCGCACCTTCCCAAGGGCTCATGAAATCAAACTGGCGGTACTCCTGAACCAGTTTCACCGGCTCATAAACCACCCGCTTTTCGACCTCGTCATAACGCACTTCGGTATAGCCCGTGGTCGGGAAATCCTTGCGCAGCGGATAGCCGCGAAAGCCGTAGTCGGTCAGGATGCGGCGCAAATCGGGGTGGCCGGAAAACAGGATGCCGAACATGTCAAAGACTTCGCGCTCGAACCAATTGGCCGAGGGGTGCACATCGACCAGCGACGGCACCATGTCCTTTTCCCGCACCGCGACACGCAGACGGATGCGGTGGTTCTGGTACATGCTGAGAAAGTGATAAACGACATCAAACCGCTTGGCGCGCCCGGTGTAATCGACCGCCGTGATGTCCACCAGCGTGGAGAACCGGCAGGTGGCATCGCCTTTCAGGAACTCC
Protein-coding sequences here:
- a CDS encoding NADH-quinone oxidoreductase subunit D, producing MMDGDIRTNTYDDGSTDFQTGEQKIRNFNINFGPQHPAAHGVLRLVLELDGEVVERCDPHIGLLHRGTEKLMESRTYLQNLPYFDRLDYVAPMNQEHAWCLAIEKLTNTPVPRRASLIRVLFCEIGRVLNHLLNVTTQALDVGALTPPLWGFEEREQLMVFYERACGARLHAAYFRPGGVHQDLTPELLDDIEKWAEQFLKGFMVDIDGLLTENRIFKQRNADIGVVTEQDILDYGFSGVMVRGSGLAWDLRRAQPYECYDEFEFQIPVGKNGDCYDRYLCRMEEMRQSTYIIQQAIEKLRAPEGQGDVLARGKITPPSRTAMKTDMESLIHHFKLYTEGFHVPAGEVYCPVEAPKGEFGVYLVADGSNKPYRAKIRAPGFLHLQAMDFISKGHQLADVAAIIGTMDVVFGEIDR
- a CDS encoding NADH-quinone oxidoreductase subunit C: MSEQLQELGAYIEAKRPDCVLAWDVTQGELNMDVTLTNIAGLVEFLKGDATCRFSTLVDITAVDYTGRAKRFDVVYHFLSMYQNHRIRLRVAVREKDMVPSLVDVHPSANWFEREVFDMFGILFSGHPDLRRILTDYGFRGYPLRKDFPTTGYTEVRYDEVEKRVVYEPVKLVQEYRQFDFMSPWEGAEYILPGDDKADAK